The Sandaracinus amylolyticus genomic interval GGCCTCGGCGCGCAGCGCTGCGACGCGCGCCGTGGCGACCTGCGCCTGCACGCGCACGAAGTCGACCTGCGCGGACGTGCCCGCGCGCACCATCGCTTCGATGAGCTGCGCCTGGAGCTCCGCCGCGGCGACCGCGGCACGCGCGACCGCGAGCCCACCGCGCGCCCGTGCGAACGCGTAGAACGTCTCGCGCGCGTTCTGCGCGACCTCCGACGACTGCGCGTACACCTGGTGCCGCTGCGCGCGCACCGCGCCCTGCGCGGCTTCGTACGACGGCCAGATCTGCAGGAAGATGTCGGTCACCGGGACCGTCAGCGACCCGCCGAAGCTCCAGTTGTCGAGCAGCACGGGGAACGTGAAGCTCGCCTGCTCGCGCTGCGCCATGATTTGGCCCTGCCAGAGCAGGCGCGCCTCGGGATCGTCGACGCCCATCGCGAGCTGCTCCGCGGCGTCGAGCAGCTCGTCGGTGTTCTCGCCGCCGAACAAGTTCGGCTGCGAGATCGGCGAGAGGCGCGTGTAGCGACCCTCGACCGAGAGCCGCGGGAAGAACGCGATCATCGCGCGATCCGCGCCCGCGCGCGCGGCGCTCAGCTGGGCGCGCACCGACTCGATCGACGGCCCCGTCTCGACGGCGCGACGCGCGGCGTCCTCCGCCGTGATGCCGCGTCCTTCGCCTCGCAAGAACGCCTCGACGTCGATGATCTCGGCCTCGGCAGGTGTCGTCGCGGCGCTCGTCTGCAGCGTCGCGCTGTCGCTGGTCGTCGCCGGCGGCGTCGTCGCGTCCTGCGCGCTCACGAGCATCGCTGGCGCGAGCACCGACGACGCGAGCACGACCGAAGAGAGCGCCGCTCGGAAGGTCACGGCGCGGCTCGGGCTCGTCATGCGGACTCCTGGCTCCCCGCGCGGGCTTTCCGCGCGCCCCGGTTGTGGGCACAAGCTTCCGCGCGCGCAACGACGAACGTGCTGCGCGCCATGACGCGTGCGTTCGCGCGTGGTATGCCGCGCCCCCATGTCCAGGCAGCTCACGGTGGCCGTCCTCGGTGCGACGGGCGCCGTCGGTCGCGAGATGATCCGCATCCTCGAGGAGCGCTCCTTCCCGGTCGCGCGCCTCCTTCCTCTCGCCTCTCCGCGCAGCGCGGGCACGACGGTGCCGTTCCGCGGGACGCAGGTGAAGGTGGAGCCGGTGTCGGCCGATGCGTTCACGGGCGTCGACCTCGCGCTCTTCTCCGCGGGCTCGGGGCCGAGCAAGGAGTGGGGACCGATCGCCGCGAGCAAGGGCGCGCTCGTCGTCGACAATTCGTCGGCGTGGCGGATGGATCCCGAGGTGCCCCTCTGCGTGCCCGAGGTGAACCTCGACGCCGCGCGCAACCCGAAGCGCGGCATCATCGCGAACCCGAACTGCTCGACGATCCAGATGCTCGTCGCGCTCGCGCCGATCCACCGCGCGAACCGCATCCAGCGCATCGTCGTCTCGACGTACCAGGCGATCAGCGGCGCGGGGCACAGCGCGGTCGAGCACTTCCGCGCGCAGTCGCGCGCGTTCGCAGCCGGCGAGCCGATGCCCGCGGGCCCGATCACGAAGCAGCTCGCGGGCAGCCTCCTCATGGAGTGGAAGCGCGACGGCGCGACCGGGTACCAGGAGGAAGAGCTCAAGATGATCCACGAGACGCGCAAGATCTTCGGCGACCCCGACATCCGCGTCTCGCCGACGACGGTGCGCGTGCCCGTGGTCAACGGGCACTCCGAGTCGGTCGCGATCGAGTGCGAGCGCCCGATCACCGCGAAGGAAGCGCGCGCGCTGATGACGGGCGCGCCGGGCGTGCGCGTGGTCGACGACTTCGAGAAGGGCGTGTACCCGACGCCGCTCGACGCGTCCGGGATCGACGACGTCCTCGTCGGGCGCGTCCGCGACGACCTCGGCAACCCGGGCGGCGTGATGATGTGGATCGTCGGCGACAACCTCCGGAAGGGCGCGGCGACGAACGCCGTGCAGATCGCCGAAGGTCTGCTGCTCCGGTGACGCCCTCCCCCCGACCGGCGAAGCCGGATCGAGGGCCACGCTGGTCGCGGGCGACCCGTTGACGAGTTGGCGCGCGCGCTCGGACGTCCTCCCGGTGCGCGTGCCAGAATGACAGCCGCGGAGCCGGCGAGCGGCCGGCAAAACGCGCACGTTGCGCAGTTCGAGGCGCAGGAACGGAACGTGCTCAGCGGCTCCGCAGAGGATCTCGGATTCGAATGAGAACCACACACCGCCTCTGGCTCTCCGCGCTGGTCGCCACGCTCGGTGCGTCATCCGCGTTCGCGTCGCCTGCGCGGGCCCAGACGATGAGCGTCCGCTTCACCGAACAGTTCGGCGGACGCGAGCTCATGACGTTCCTCTACGAAACGCCCGAGGCGACGGGTCAGCCGCTCTCGCTGCGTGAGTGCGAGGAGAACATCGCGATCCCGCTGGAGCTCGCAAACGTCCCGACCGGCACGACGCAGATCGACGTGTGGTTCGGCAGCAGCGCCGACGCGGACTGCCCGACGGCCTCGGTCCGCGCCGACACGACGAACACGTCGTGCGAGTACGTCGCGACGTTCAGCGCGATGGTGCCGACCACCGAGATCGACGCGACGGTGCGGCAGCTGTTCGGCGCGGATGCGTGCGAGACGAGCGCGGACCGCACGTTCTTCTTCTTCGCGAGCACCACGGCGCAGAACACGTCGAAGGACTTCACCACCGCCGAGACCACGACGTTGCGCATCGCGC includes:
- a CDS encoding TolC family protein, whose product is MTSPSRAVTFRAALSSVVLASSVLAPAMLVSAQDATTPPATTSDSATLQTSAATTPAEAEIIDVEAFLRGEGRGITAEDAARRAVETGPSIESVRAQLSAARAGADRAMIAFFPRLSVEGRYTRLSPISQPNLFGGENTDELLDAAEQLAMGVDDPEARLLWQGQIMAQREQASFTFPVLLDNWSFGGSLTVPVTDIFLQIWPSYEAAQGAVRAQRHQVYAQSSEVAQNARETFYAFARARGGLAVARAAVAAAELQAQLIEAMVRAGTSAQVDFVRVQAQVATARVAALRAEAAVLTSATALRTVMHVDPDEELAIAEDLLAPLPPVTGEREALVAAAYDQRSEVRALRELAGARGRQVDAAEGSRWPHLVLAGNLTTANPNQRIFPLTQEFQTTWDVSVVVSWSPNDFFVGEVAASEARAARSQVEADLRTLEDGIRIQVTQAYESLRAARAAIEAARAGVEAADETLRVRQEQYRAGATVVTELVLAVNERARAQLDLVSAALDARVAYSQLLRATGADENYQEAVE
- a CDS encoding aspartate-semialdehyde dehydrogenase, whose protein sequence is MSRQLTVAVLGATGAVGREMIRILEERSFPVARLLPLASPRSAGTTVPFRGTQVKVEPVSADAFTGVDLALFSAGSGPSKEWGPIAASKGALVVDNSSAWRMDPEVPLCVPEVNLDAARNPKRGIIANPNCSTIQMLVALAPIHRANRIQRIVVSTYQAISGAGHSAVEHFRAQSRAFAAGEPMPAGPITKQLAGSLLMEWKRDGATGYQEEELKMIHETRKIFGDPDIRVSPTTVRVPVVNGHSESVAIECERPITAKEARALMTGAPGVRVVDDFEKGVYPTPLDASGIDDVLVGRVRDDLGNPGGVMMWIVGDNLRKGAATNAVQIAEGLLLR